The nucleotide sequence agagatcttctcttacaagaagtcagtgggagtaaagtagatcttgaagaaattcaagaatcacaaagtaacataccttctgaaggcactagccaaccgcacgttgaagctgaacacactgttggtgagctagagcgtgttgcacctatacttcgtagatctagtagaactcttcatcaacctgagaggttaaatcttctgattaattcaaatgaacctcatctaggggattatgatgaaccctctagctatggtgaagccatgtcagatccacaatctgacaaatggggagatgctatgaaggcagagatgcagtccatgaaagataatcaagtatgggacttgattgatcttccacccaattgcaagacattgggtgtaaatgggtctttaagaagaaggctgacatggacggtaatgtaaatacttttaaggctcggttgatggcaaaaggttatactcaaactcaaggaattgattatgtggaaactttttcaccagtcgcgagcattaaatcaattaggatacttattgccatagctgcttttcatgattatgaaatatggcaaatggatgtcaaaacctctttcctaaatggcgacctaagcgaggacgtatatatggttcagcaggaagggtttgtgaatcctaagcatcctactaaagtatgcaagcttctaaaatccatttatggattaaagcaagcatccaggagctggaatcttaagtttgatcagaaaatcaaagagtttggtttttctcaaaaccaagatgagccttgtgtttacattagagctagtgggagcaaagttgtcttcttgatcttgtatgttgatgagaTACTACTTAttagaaatgacattccaactatgcaaaatgtcaaatcttggcttggaaaatgttttgccatgaaagatcttggagaagctaagtatactctaggaatcaggatctatagaaatagatccaaaaggcttattggtttgagtcaaagtacatacattgacaaaatcttgcgaagatttaacatgcaaaactccaagcgcggagcattgcccatgcaaaagggcataaccttgagcaagtctcaaagtcctatcacacctgatgagataaaacgaatgaaatgtgttccgtatgcttcggctataggatccattatgtatgccatgttatgtactagacctgatgtctcgttagctttgagtttgatgagtcgttatcaacagaatccaggtgaagaacattgaattgctgttaagagcattcttaaatatttacggagaactaaagatatgttcttggtttacggtggtttgaaagaagagttaagtattaagttttatactgattctagtttccaaactgatcaagatgattctcgatccagttacgttgtttctttgtcatgatgggcaagacagttgattggaagagctctaggcagagcactattgaacaatctacaacaaaagcataatacattgttgactgagaagctgctcagaaagctgtatggataaggaagtttgttgttatactcagagtagtacacaacatttaatcttctataatatgtaatgtgatagttcgagtgttaatatacttttgaaagaatcacatgtacataaaagtatctggcacattcttcaaaagtttgactacattcattaagtcattaagaggaatgatattagtattcttaaatgttcatacaaatgataatgtggctgacccgttcatgaagcccatgatgcacaacaagcatgatgatcattctagtaatactggacttcgttatgctgctgatctttttcatttgtaatttagtatttggatatttttggaacattaagcagttttatattaatgaaatgatatatagttggtatgatcgttttcatttatatcactgtgttctatattagcatgtttaatccatgaataattgttgattattcaaaatctccataatcggtcatgttatgggaataacatgaattaagattaatgtgaaattttggttatattcattgatgatgaatagttaacttgttgagatcaaaattcatatgtattcattgatgatgaatattggaatgacccaaccatgagatgtcactacatggatcgtagtcagtagtaaatcttttagtgattatgtatttatgtccttagacttgagatgcacgcccgtcttgatgagtgtagcattgtattttgatatggttaaacactgtcctgaataaggctgttataaaggccattattgggtataatgtaaagctcgtgatagacacgtgtatgcaacataggatttgttcctctaaaatgtttggagttagatactttttgagcttctCGATGattgaataagatatttgtgtggccgcacccagatgtaatttaggtgatacttaattaatttggtgatctaattcagttctaagatcgagaaacaaaattgttaaacaaatgagaatgaccgatgatccatatctcaagtttaactaaagtatctgaaacaaaaggacgaatgacatttaaaacttaccataaaaagtttcgagaaactaccctcacatgaatttgtggacaatgacgtgttgctagacgcttaccattgtttgtatagttacttggtgttgtgccatgcacaagtgggagtctgtaggattaatgtgcaaggtacaacatataactatatggtcaacttcatttgagccttcggggtcacacacatatacaccgagacgtcagataaaatataaatatgatgtatatatattactcaagtaacaaaatagtaaatcgaaattaattcatttactattcatatgaatagtaaatgaaacgaaattaattaatttactattcacatgaaagcgacatgatagaaattattaattataagttacataacatacccctaaagtatttgaaaaatacgactttatgatagtAATTTGAATTCACCCGTTCACGCgtgaaatattaaaataaaatatctatatatattgtaccatattacggagtaattgatctctcattcttctttcgatgaactaaaattttgatttcataatattaaccaaaggttgattaatattacttgggtttggactagcatccattgacggtcgtttgaagtgtagtgtggactatccaaagagacggtcatacttttgatcgtaagtttctctccgtctcatcaatttctccaagaaatgTATATCGTCAACTCCTCCTttgttgttttatattcatgacaattattatggtgtaactggatcattgggatagattaatcgtgtgcatgtttcattaaataagtgaaaatttaatcttgttaaattttgttcataaaataataaaagattattattttaactatccgctgcgttaatctgtttttggtaaaagtacacacgattttccatcaggtTCAAGAGTGGGGGTGGCTAGAAATTGTGGTTTGGTTTGTCGATTTTGCGACATTTGAGTTATTAGATGTAGTTTGGGTGATTAATTTTTGGTTCGGGTTGGTATAGTTTGGCATGGTCATTGTCATTTGGTTGCAATCGGTTCTTGGTTGTTTTTAGGTATTACAGGGAGCGATAAAATGTTAATGAAGTTATGATCATAGTTTCACTAGTTTATTTCTATTGTTTATATGGATTTAGCTAAGAGTCAAATAGATCGTAAGATATATCAATCTAACATTGTAGGGTCTGACTCAATCTTGTAACAATTTTAGATCTTTTCGATCTATTTTAGCTTAATCTCCCGTATTACgccaggaaaaaaaaaaaaaaaaaaaacaaacaaatatCTTTTACGTTCACAAATGAGTTTAATCGAGCTCAAATCCGAGTTCGAATTTAGTTGGAATCGAGCTCGAATCCGGGATTAAATTTGCGTTCATAAACAAACAAAGTTAATTTTTTAATTCAAGCTCAAACAAACAAAAATAATTCAAGCTCGAACAAGCTTTAACTTTTTAATAGAGTTCGGTCGAACAAAGTAATTTTCGAACGAGTAGAGCTTACTGCTTACTTAAGTTTAGTTCGATTCTTACTACTCGACCTAAGTTCGGTTCGTTAGCAGCCCTAGTTGACCTTATCTTTAAGTGATATCGAGTTGACGCTTTAAAATCGGAAGGTTGAGAGTTTGAATCATCCTATGCTATGGATAACTTGTATGCAAGTATGTCGTGGATTACTACGTAATAATGTTATGTAAGTTTGTCTTTAACAAAAATTAAAATCACAGGAGAACAAACTCGGTAATGCATGGCTGTGATTGCAAAATGCTTAAATTCAAACTGCACAAATTTTGTAAATCCAAGTGATTttattaaatacggagtaataaatttagtactaataaataaatgaatgaattattacatacCCTAAACTTTTTGACTCTAACAGCTACTCGTATTCTATGTGTTTTCAAGTTTAATTTTACACCAAAGTGGAACAAGTGGATGTAGACGGATCATATAAAGCCGGAAGCAAATACTttcgcccatttgtaccatgcgcaTTATAACTTGCACCTGTAGTTGAGTCAACCAACAAGTCCCCTGCATACCCAGGATAAGCTCCTTTACCATAAACCCCAGGACACGCGGATGCAGCTTCTAACGGTGCACTCGCATCCCCTTGATAATACCCGTTTCCAAACGGGTTTGTAGCCGTACCAGCTAACAAACTGGCCAAATTAATCACCATCCCATCCGCACCCACTTCATTGTTAGGCGCAACCAATGGTGCAGCCTGTGGTCCGTAAATCGGTTGATGAAACGGCCACGCGCATTGACCCGGACATTGAGTCTCTGAGTTACCTACCCAAATGTAGGCAAATTTGTAACTTTTTCCTTTAGTAGTTTTAGGAGATGAGGGTGCCGAGCCATGGGACCCGCATCTGCTAGAACAAAAATCAGTTACTGACACATCAGACGCCGTTAACACAACATTAACGGCGTTATGTGATCCTCCCTTGGAAGCTAACCGGACGAGATGTTCGTCCGTTAGTGATTTTCCAAGGGAGTATTTCGGGTCGGATATTTGTTTACTGAGAATTAAATTAAGCGAATTTGATTTTTTCAATTTGGTTTGGTATTTTTGTGTTGTTTTCCACCATGTGGAAACTGATGGTTCGGTTTGTGATTTTGTATAAATTGAAGTGATGAAGTCATTGATAATGGCTTTTTGTGACGGTTTAAAGTTTCCGTACCAGATTAAGTTAACTGAAATTTCTCCTTTTAAAAGAGCACCGTTGTGGTATTGTAGAAGGTTAGTCGAGTCATGGACTAACTCAGTGAGTCGTCTCGTTGCAATTGAGTTTTGAAAAATGGAAAATATGAAAAGAGTATGAACTAGGTGATTAATGGTCACCATATTTTGAATTTTAAATTCTTTGTAGTTTTGAGAGAGATTAAATGTGAAGTGGGGGGTTTTGGTTGAGTGAAGATGGAAGTGGAAATTGTGGTATTTATACGATTATTTATTTTGATTTGTTTTatgtaatgaaaatgaaaataataaataaatggaAGTTGTATA is from Rutidosis leptorrhynchoides isolate AG116_Rl617_1_P2 chromosome 10, CSIRO_AGI_Rlap_v1, whole genome shotgun sequence and encodes:
- the LOC139872226 gene encoding protein PHOSPHATE-INDUCED 1-like, translated to MVTINHLVHTLFIFSIFQNSIATRRLTELVHDSTNLLQYHNGALLKGEISVNLIWYGNFKPSQKAIINDFITSIYTKSQTEPSVSTWWKTTQKYQTKLKKSNSLNLILSKQISDPKYSLGKSLTDEHLVRLASKGGSHNAVNVVLTASDVSVTDFCSSRCGSHGSAPSSPKTTKGKSYKFAYIWVGNSETQCPGQCAWPFHQPIYGPQAAPLVAPNNEVGADGMVINLASLLAGTATNPFGNGYYQGDASAPLEAASACPGVYGKGAYPGYAGDLLVDSTTGASYNAHGTNGRKYLLPALYDPSTSTCSTLV